Genomic DNA from Erythrobacter aureus:
GGTCGTCACACTGCCGGGCGGGAGCAGGTAATTGCCATCGTAAAGGCATAGCCTGCGGTCCTCGCCCCCGAGATCGTGCAGAGCATCGCGCAGTTCGTCCTCGGCTTCTTTCCACCACGGCTCATAATGACGGATGGCATGGATGCAGCTGGCACCCACCTCGTCGGCGATGGATGCGAGAATCTGCGGCGCATCGCCCTTCCGCAGGACGATCTGCGAGCGGCGGCGGCCCAGTGACTTGCCGAGACTATCGAGCGAATGATGCAGCCACACCCGGCTCGCCCCGCCATAGGCGTGATCGCCCGCGCGCTCGTCATCAAGGATATAGACCGGGATGACGGGACCGGCCTGCGCGGCGGCATGAAGCGCGGGTTGATCCGCCATGCGCAGATCGCGCCGCAGCCAGACGATTTGGGGTTCGGACATTGCCTCGACTTTCCCCTCCCCTCAAGGGGGAGGCCGGGTGGGGGTGTACGGCGCTGGCAGCACGTGTCGAACACCCACCCCCAGCCCCTCCCTCAAGGGAGGGGAGCTTGGATCTCGAACGAGCCTAATTGGCGGGAAGTTCCTCGCACTTCACATCGGGCAGCGCGACGGAGAAGCGGTCGCGCGCACGCGGATCGTAGAAACGGGCATCGCGCAGGATCACCGAACCATCCGGCGCACGTTCGGCGAAAGGTGCGCGTGACCAGAAGAGGAAGGCTTCCAGCTCCTTTCCCGGGACGGCCTGCTCAACAGCGGCATCCAAGTTGCAGGTGGTTTCACCCAGTGGCCGCATTTCGCCATTTGCATGGTTATCTGCAGGGTAGATAAACTCATGCCAGCCCGCGCTGGGTCCGTACACCAGCACTTCCCGATCCCAGAACAATAATGGCAAAGGGCTAGCAATGACCTGCTCTTCGACCAAACCAACACCGAGAAACCAGTTCTCGAATGCGCGCTCTGCTCTGGCAGTAATCGCCCCGTTCAGCCCGATATACACCAGCGCCACCATGATCGCCAGGCGCGCCGGCCGCTTCCACTCCCCGCCCCGCTTCTCACGCCTCAGCGAGAACCACGTCGCGAAGCCCAGCAGCGCCCAGAGCCAGACATCGATGATGAACAGCGTGTCGCCATAGAACCAGCGGCTCGAGAACGGCTCGAGCAGGCGAATGCCATAGACGTTGAGCCAGTCGAGCGCCGGGTGGGTCAGGCAGGCGATAAAGCTCAGCAAATAGAGCCAGTTGAAATTGACCGGCAGCCTCTCTTTCGGCCGTGTGCCGCGCTTCGCCTGCCAGCGGTCGAAGCCATAGAGCAGGCCCGCCAGCACCAGCGGCAGCAGCAGCCAGGCGATCGGTCCATGCGTGATCCCGCGCCGGAAACCGAGATGTTCCACGCCATCGAGCCAGAAGAAACACGCCGCATCCACATCGGGCAGATTCGCCCCGATGATCAGCGCGGGCATGGCAAGCCCGGTCTTCTTCTTCAGCCCCGCCTGCCCGATCAGCGCGCCAACGAGGGAATGGGTGAGGTTATCCATCGGGTTTTCTCACGCGAAGGCGCAAAGGCGCTAAGAAGGATGGTTGTTCACGACGCGCTGGACGCCTTGTTTGAAGGTTTCCTGCCCAAAGTTCATCAGCAGGCCCAGGGATCGGTTCGAAAGGCGAAGGTAGGTGAGCAATTGCTTGGGGTATAGAGCGCTGTCGCGCTCGGTTGATTTCAGCTCAATCACCAGCCTGTCCTCGACAAGCAGATCGATCCTGAATGCGTTGTCGACGACAACGCCCTTGTATTTGATCGGAAGTGGAACTTGGCGCGCAACCGAAAGCCCACGCTCGCGCAAGCTTTCAGCCAGGAGGACTGCGTAAACCG
This window encodes:
- a CDS encoding metal-dependent hydrolase; the protein is MDNLTHSLVGALIGQAGLKKKTGLAMPALIIGANLPDVDAACFFWLDGVEHLGFRRGITHGPIAWLLLPLVLAGLLYGFDRWQAKRGTRPKERLPVNFNWLYLLSFIACLTHPALDWLNVYGIRLLEPFSSRWFYGDTLFIIDVWLWALLGFATWFSLRREKRGGEWKRPARLAIMVALVYIGLNGAITARAERAFENWFLGVGLVEEQVIASPLPLLFWDREVLVYGPSAGWHEFIYPADNHANGEMRPLGETTCNLDAAVEQAVPGKELEAFLFWSRAPFAERAPDGSVILRDARFYDPRARDRFSVALPDVKCEELPAN
- a CDS encoding GxxExxY protein, encoding MKIEELASIAVDCGFKLHKDLGPGLLESVYAVLLAESLRERGLSVARQVPLPIKYKGVVVDNAFRIDLLVEDRLVIELKSTERDSALYPKQLLTYLRLSNRSLGLLMNFGQETFKQGVQRVVNNHPS